A single window of Oxyura jamaicensis isolate SHBP4307 breed ruddy duck chromosome 3, BPBGC_Ojam_1.0, whole genome shotgun sequence DNA harbors:
- the BIRC5 gene encoding baculoviral IAP repeat-containing protein 5 — MAATAPMAAEALPAAWRLYLVPTRVATFRNWPFTEGCACTPDRMAAAGFVHCPSENGPDVAQCFFCLKELEGWEPDDDPLEEHKKHSAGCAFVALQKDPTSLTLQEFLKLDKERMKNAIKKEISQKVTEVEDTAKSVRREIENLAS; from the exons ATGGCGGCGACGGCGCCGATGGCGGCGGAGGCGCTGCCCGCGGCCTGGCGGCTCTACCTCGTCCCAACCCGCGTCGCCACCTTCCGCAACTGGCCCTTCACCGAGGGCTGCGCCTGCACGCCCGACAGG ATGGCAGCGGCGGGCTTCGTGCACTGCCCCAGCGAGAACGGCCCCGACGTGGCGCAGTGCTTCTTCTGCCTCAAGGAGCTGGAGGGCTGGGAGCCCGACGACGACCCGCT gGAGGAGCACAAGAAGCACTCTGCGGGCTGCGCTTTTGTCGCCCTTCAGAAGGACCCCACTAGCCTGACGCTGCAGGAGTTCCTGAAGCTGGACAAGGAGCGGATGAAGAATGCAATC aaaaaagaaatttctcagAAGGTGACCGAGGTTGAAGACACAGCCAAGTCTGTGCGTCGTGAAATAGAGAACCTGGCCTCCTAG